Proteins encoded by one window of Tunturibacter psychrotolerans:
- the rplI gene encoding 50S ribosomal protein L9 codes for MEVILKEDVNKLGHRGDVVKVADGYGRNYLLPEKLAIEATLANKAVIEQMKASAVRKSAKEKTGAEQLATQLSEVELVFERKVGENEHLFGSVTSGDIAQQLEAKGFTIDRRKISLEEPLKTIGEYHVPVKLHREVTSHVKVTVKGDQPEAEAVTTTA; via the coding sequence ATGGAAGTCATTCTGAAGGAAGACGTAAACAAGCTCGGACATCGTGGCGACGTGGTCAAGGTCGCTGACGGTTACGGGCGCAACTACCTGCTGCCCGAGAAGCTCGCGATCGAAGCGACTCTCGCAAATAAGGCAGTCATTGAGCAGATGAAGGCCTCTGCTGTTCGCAAGTCCGCCAAGGAGAAGACCGGAGCCGAGCAGTTGGCCACGCAGCTCTCTGAGGTCGAGCTCGTGTTCGAGCGCAAGGTTGGTGAGAACGAGCATCTGTTCGGCTCGGTCACCTCGGGCGACATCGCGCAACAGCTCGAAGCCAAGGGCTTCACCATCGATCGCCGCAAGATCTCCCTCGAGGAGCCCCTGAAGACGATCGGCGAATACCACGTTCCAGTTAAGCTACACCGCGAGGTCACCAGTCACGTGAAGGTGACTGTCAAGGGCGATCAGCCCGAAGCCGAAGCGGTCACCACCACCGCTTAA
- a CDS encoding SGNH/GDSL hydrolase family protein, which yields MRDLTRVSAVGWVIFGFVIACGQMRGQSAVNQTPAPAATAPQVTSPAPVSPVLTPEEETAKQIATMETKLADWPQLGRYRADNAALASAMEGTQRVVFYGDSITDSWGRRAGTGEFFPEKSYVNRGISGQTTPQMVVRFRQDVIDLRPAAVVILAGTNDIAGNTGPMTPQMTEDNFRSMIDLAKANGIRVIVASILPVADYPWKPGLAPAPKIRTLNDWLKGYCVVHSVTYLDYYSSMVGQDGGMKAGISFDGVHPNAQGYAIMSPLAQAAIDKTLVGK from the coding sequence ATGCGAGATCTGACGCGAGTTTCTGCGGTCGGGTGGGTGATTTTTGGGTTTGTCATCGCGTGTGGGCAGATGCGAGGTCAAAGCGCAGTCAACCAGACGCCTGCACCCGCTGCCACGGCCCCGCAGGTCACTTCTCCGGCTCCGGTATCGCCGGTTCTCACACCAGAGGAGGAGACGGCGAAGCAGATCGCTACGATGGAGACGAAACTGGCGGACTGGCCGCAACTGGGACGATATCGAGCCGACAACGCAGCGCTGGCTTCGGCGATGGAGGGCACGCAGAGGGTGGTATTTTATGGAGACTCGATCACGGATAGCTGGGGGCGGCGCGCGGGTACGGGGGAGTTCTTTCCAGAGAAGTCGTATGTAAATCGCGGGATCAGCGGGCAGACCACGCCTCAGATGGTGGTGCGGTTTCGGCAGGATGTGATCGATCTGCGTCCGGCAGCGGTGGTGATTTTGGCGGGAACCAACGACATCGCAGGGAATACGGGGCCGATGACGCCGCAGATGACCGAGGACAACTTCCGGTCAATGATCGATCTGGCGAAGGCGAATGGGATTCGGGTGATTGTCGCGTCGATTTTGCCGGTAGCGGACTATCCGTGGAAGCCGGGACTGGCTCCCGCGCCGAAGATCAGGACACTAAATGATTGGCTGAAAGGGTACTGTGTGGTCCACTCGGTGACGTACCTCGATTACTACTCGTCGATGGTGGGGCAGGATGGCGGTATGAAGGCCGGCATCAGCTTCGACGGAGTGCACCCGAATGCGCAAGGGTACGCGATTATGTCGCCGCTGGCGCAGGCAGCGATCGATAAGACGTTGGTTGGCAAATAG
- a CDS encoding ABC transporter permease, with product MATTNLPKPSSFDRTLASARSTMMFSEVARLAVDSFRASKTRFLLTMLGMVIGSASIILVATLGSTGKQYALDQLTSIGPNKIELQYGGGNISGPENTSTPDYMTTDDMRAVLDQVPGIVASSPMLEYHDNVSLGGGITKQTTLLGVSPQYRVVRNLVVVSGRFFDDQDELAHEKVAVIVKPFAEELYGNSREAVGKTISIKGIPFVIIGVFREAFDTYGTSEISDHTMLVPYPVVRYFTGTNTLKEIFFTMRSASMVVPASNRILEIVRSRHYAGSVYTAATLTDILTSMAKIADMLTIVLTLGAGITMIVSGVGIMNSMLANVQSRLKEIGIRKALGATSREIRLQFLTESVFLSLSGGVIGTIIGLALPLTLGLLTPFSIPVNPWSPVFALGSSVLVGVLFGTLPANRAARLDPVQTLKYE from the coding sequence ATGGCAACCACCAATCTCCCCAAGCCGAGCTCGTTCGACCGTACGCTGGCCAGCGCGCGGTCTACGATGATGTTCAGCGAGGTCGCAAGGCTTGCGGTTGATAGCTTCCGCGCCAGCAAGACGCGGTTTCTGCTCACCATGCTGGGTATGGTCATCGGTTCTGCGTCGATCATTCTTGTCGCGACGCTTGGGTCGACAGGCAAGCAGTATGCCCTGGATCAGCTGACGAGCATCGGACCGAACAAGATTGAGCTGCAGTATGGCGGCGGCAACATCAGTGGCCCCGAGAACACCAGCACGCCCGACTACATGACGACAGACGACATGCGTGCCGTCCTCGACCAGGTTCCGGGAATCGTCGCATCGTCGCCGATGCTGGAGTATCACGATAACGTGAGTCTTGGCGGAGGCATTACGAAGCAGACGACGCTGCTGGGCGTCTCTCCTCAGTACCGGGTCGTGCGCAATCTAGTCGTGGTTTCAGGACGCTTCTTCGACGATCAGGACGAGCTTGCCCATGAGAAGGTCGCGGTAATCGTGAAGCCTTTCGCGGAGGAACTTTACGGCAACTCCAGAGAAGCGGTCGGAAAAACAATCAGCATCAAGGGCATACCGTTCGTTATCATCGGGGTCTTCCGGGAGGCCTTCGATACCTACGGGACTTCTGAGATCAGCGATCACACCATGCTTGTGCCTTACCCGGTGGTGCGCTACTTCACCGGAACCAATACGCTGAAAGAGATCTTTTTCACGATGCGTAGTGCCTCGATGGTGGTGCCAGCCAGTAACCGCATTCTTGAAATCGTCCGGTCCCGCCACTATGCGGGTTCGGTCTACACGGCTGCGACGCTCACCGATATTCTCACCAGCATGGCAAAGATTGCAGACATGCTGACCATCGTTCTCACGCTTGGAGCGGGTATCACGATGATTGTCAGCGGCGTCGGCATTATGAACAGCATGCTCGCCAATGTTCAGTCGCGGCTGAAAGAGATTGGGATACGGAAGGCATTGGGTGCGACAAGCCGCGAGATCAGGCTGCAGTTTCTCACTGAGTCGGTCTTCCTTTCGCTAAGCGGTGGGGTCATCGGCACAATCATTGGTCTGGCGCTGCCATTGACCCTCGGCTTGCTTACGCCGTTTAGCATCCCCGTCAATCCATGGTCGCCAGTCTTCGCGCTTGGTAGTTCAGTACTCGTTGGCGTTCTCTTTGGGACGCTTCCGGCGAACCGCGCCGCACGGCTCGATCCTGTTCAGACGCTGAAGTACGAGTAA
- a CDS encoding PEP-CTERM sorting domain-containing protein, which produces MRFPSLSLVVSSLLLAAAPAAFADTVTWADWNAPTKGVVTGTIGTVGVTYSGEISFVNASNVGNFNYFQPIGSYVGGVVGNAATNGGLIAITGAPGNTDTFNFSTAVSGIVLSEVSLGQPTIATQYTFDQGFSIEACGPNIIYGGGCISKSGDTLIGNESDGTILFTGGPVTSLSFTAQNPEFWNGFTIGLVGAPTPPPAVPEPDTLALVGTGLLGLLT; this is translated from the coding sequence ATGCGCTTTCCCTCTTTGAGTCTCGTAGTAAGCTCGCTTCTTTTGGCCGCTGCTCCTGCGGCCTTCGCAGACACCGTAACGTGGGCCGACTGGAACGCGCCCACCAAAGGTGTTGTTACCGGAACCATTGGCACGGTCGGCGTCACTTACTCGGGTGAGATCTCGTTCGTCAATGCCTCGAACGTCGGCAACTTCAACTACTTTCAACCCATAGGCTCTTACGTTGGCGGAGTCGTCGGAAATGCTGCTACCAACGGAGGCCTGATCGCGATCACCGGCGCTCCGGGTAACACGGATACCTTCAACTTTTCTACTGCAGTCTCTGGAATCGTGCTCTCCGAGGTCAGTCTGGGACAACCAACCATCGCAACCCAGTACACCTTCGATCAGGGATTTAGTATCGAAGCCTGCGGCCCCAACATCATCTACGGTGGCGGCTGCATTTCGAAGAGCGGCGACACGCTGATCGGCAATGAGAGTGATGGAACCATCCTCTTCACTGGCGGCCCTGTTACCTCGCTCTCCTTCACCGCCCAAAATCCCGAGTTCTGGAATGGCTTCACCATCGGCCTCGTCGGGGCACCTACACCGCCTCCGGCCGTCCCCGAACCCGACACCTTGGCCTTGGTTGGTACCGGCCTTTTAGGTCTACTCACCTAG
- a CDS encoding DUF72 domain-containing protein, translating into MRSLRIGTAGWSIPKQFPATAPHGTHLVRYSEIFNCAEINSSFNRSHRLSTWKKWANSVPNDFCFSVKAPKTITHEAKLACTQAQLQNFLTEANALGDKLGTILFQLPPNSIFNPTTAKTFFTMLRDLYSRNCVIEPRHATWFTPDVDDLLQSFRIARVAADPARVPQAAYAAGWGELIYCRLHGSPRIYYSPYPEGYLRSLAASFAAHPTKEIWCIFDNTVFGAAFGNAQCLKHFLAS; encoded by the coding sequence ATGAGGTCCCTCCGAATCGGTACGGCTGGCTGGAGTATTCCGAAACAATTTCCAGCCACCGCACCGCACGGAACCCATCTGGTCCGCTACTCCGAAATCTTTAACTGTGCCGAGATCAACTCCTCTTTCAACCGCTCTCACCGCCTCTCTACCTGGAAGAAATGGGCGAACTCGGTTCCAAACGACTTTTGCTTCTCCGTCAAGGCGCCGAAGACGATCACTCACGAAGCCAAGCTAGCTTGCACCCAGGCGCAGTTACAAAACTTCCTGACCGAAGCGAACGCTCTTGGCGACAAGCTAGGTACGATCCTCTTTCAACTTCCGCCGAACTCTATCTTCAACCCAACCACCGCCAAGACGTTCTTCACCATGCTTCGCGATCTATATTCGCGGAATTGTGTCATAGAACCCCGCCACGCCACTTGGTTCACTCCCGACGTCGATGATCTCCTGCAGAGTTTTCGGATCGCAAGAGTTGCCGCCGACCCCGCCCGTGTCCCTCAAGCCGCATACGCCGCTGGCTGGGGCGAACTAATCTACTGCCGCCTTCACGGCAGCCCTCGTATTTACTACTCACCTTACCCCGAAGGATATCTTCGGAGTCTCGCTGCCAGCTTCGCGGCTCACCCAACAAAAGAGATCTGGTGCATCTTCGACAACACTGTCTTCGGAGCGGCATTCGGAAACGCCCAATGCCTCAAGCATTTCTTAGCTAGCTGA
- a CDS encoding sugar phosphate isomerase/epimerase family protein, protein MQPGLSTHVFLPQRLHPGLLDALHRSGAQVIELFAARHHFDYTDRAAVRDIATWFNSAGVGATLHQPLYLSDRADAQWSRHVAPNLNLIDPEKSRRISAMDEVKRALESAEQIPISACTLHLGHKDDAWNLRALENSLTAIEHLKAFAHPLGVRILLENLQNDITTPEHLLEILKVGHFDRVGVTLDIGHAHLAAPDANKGIDEAFELLKPRIAELHIHDNLGAKDDHLWPGTAGIDWHNIAKHIAALPANTPGILEVAHELEETPESVTTKATQAFDLLKRTTEQLQSS, encoded by the coding sequence ATGCAACCCGGACTCTCTACCCACGTCTTCCTCCCGCAGCGCCTGCACCCCGGCCTGCTCGACGCTCTTCACCGATCCGGCGCTCAGGTCATCGAACTCTTTGCCGCCCGCCACCACTTCGATTACACCGACCGCGCTGCCGTCCGGGACATCGCCACCTGGTTCAACTCCGCCGGCGTAGGAGCCACGCTCCACCAGCCTCTCTACCTCAGCGATCGCGCCGACGCCCAGTGGTCCCGCCATGTCGCACCAAACCTCAATCTGATCGACCCCGAAAAATCCCGCCGCATCTCCGCCATGGACGAGGTCAAGCGCGCTCTCGAATCCGCCGAGCAGATCCCCATCTCCGCCTGTACCCTCCACCTTGGCCACAAGGACGATGCCTGGAACCTCCGCGCTCTCGAGAACTCCCTCACCGCCATCGAGCACCTCAAGGCCTTCGCGCACCCACTCGGCGTCCGCATCCTGCTTGAAAATCTCCAAAACGACATCACCACCCCCGAGCACCTCCTCGAAATCCTCAAGGTCGGCCACTTCGACCGCGTCGGCGTCACCCTCGACATAGGCCATGCTCACCTAGCTGCCCCCGACGCCAACAAAGGCATCGACGAAGCCTTTGAGCTCCTCAAGCCCCGCATCGCCGAGCTCCACATCCACGACAACCTCGGCGCCAAGGACGACCATCTCTGGCCCGGCACCGCAGGCATCGACTGGCACAACATCGCCAAACACATCGCCGCTCTCCCGGCTAACACTCCGGGCATCTTGGAAGTCGCCCACGAGCTGGAAGAAACCCCCGAATCTGTCACCACCAAAGCCACGCAAGCCTTCGACCTCCTCAAGCGAACCACCGAACAACTCCAATCCTCATAA